Part of the Sphingobacterium sp. LZ7M1 genome, AGATGCAAAGATGATAGCTTCAATATTTAATATAATATCTTTCAAAACGATGCTTAATAATTAATAACCTGTTCTTCCATCTGTTCTGGTAATTCCCTGAACCTATAGGTCTGTGTTCTAAGTTGAGGTTCAAATCCAGCTTCAATGATTGCATCCTGAATGGATTTTGAAGTGAACCTGTGGGGAGCACCAGCAGCGGAAACTACATTCTCTTCAATCATGATGGATCCAAAATCGTTAGCACCAGAATGAAGACAGATTTGTGCAGTCTGCTTTCCGACGGTTAACCAAGAAGCTTGGATATTCTTGACGTTAGGGAGCATAATTCTGCTTAGGGCGATCATCCTGATGTATTCATCTGCCGTTACATCATTGGTGATGCCACGAAGGCGTTTCAATAAGGTTCCGTCATCCTGGAATGGCCAAGGGATAAATGCGATGAATCCATAGGCATCGGCAGGTTTTTCGCTTTGTACCTCACGGATCCATACCAAATGCTCAAAGCGTTCTTCGATGGTCTCAATATGACCGAACATCATGGTTGCTGAAGTTGGCAAGTTGATTTTATGGGCAGCACGCATGACATCCAACCATTCCTGTCCGCCACATTTACCTTTAGAGATTAATCTGCGTACTCGGTCATTCAATATTTCTGCACCAGCACCTGGCAAGGAGTCAAGACCGGCCTCTTTCATGGCCGTCAGGACTTCAAGATGGCTCATGCCTTCCAATTTTGCAACGTGGGCAATTTCGGGAGGACCTAAGGAGTGCAGCTTCAGGGCTGGGTAAAGTTCTTTTAATTGTTTGAATAGGTTGGTGTAGAAACTCAATCCTAGATCAGGGTGATGTCCACCTTGCAACAGTAATTGATCACCACCATAGCGGAACGTTTCTTCGATTTTCTGCTTATAGGTTTCAATGTCCGTAATGTAACTTTCTTCATGGCCTGGGCGTCTGAAGAAATTACAGAATTTGCAGTTAGCGATACATACGTTGGTCGTATTCACGTTCCTGTCAATCTGCCAAGTTACCTTACCATGGGGAACTTGAATCTTACGCAGTTCGTTGGCTACAAAAGCAAGGTCTGCAGTTGCCGCTTCTTTATATAAGAAAATGCCTTCTTCTTTTGTCAAGAAGTCAAAGTTCAAGGCACGTTCTAACAGTTTGTTTACATTCATGTAATAACAAAGATACGGAGCTTTTTATGAAATCGGAAGATGTAAAATAGAATTGAAATGGATTAAAATTAACCTAAATAACACCTAATCAAATTGTTGCTTGAAGATAAGTGCTTATTCAGGTAATCAAATTAATTTTTAGAATAAATTTTGGAATACAAAAACTTATAAATCAGTTAGTTGTTTTAATAATAAGCTTACATTTATTTTACTTACAGTTTACCGTTTTATAATAAAGTAGCGTTGAAAATTCATATATTTAAGTACACTACAAAGGAGGTCATTGATGAGCCACGACATTATCCATATTGAACGTACATACCCAATTTCTACAGCTGCATTATGGCAGGCTATGACCGATAAGCAAAAGTTAAAGGACTGGTTCTTTGATATCCCTAATTTCAGTACGGAGGTTGGTGCCCAATTTGAGTTTTCAAAGGTTGAAAGGCAGGAAAAGGATTTTCACCAATGCCAAGTTTTGGAGGTAAAACCGGAGGAACTATTTAAGTTTACTTGGCGCCATCCAAAGCAAAAAAAAGGGAATTCAGTTATTACTTGGAGGTTTATTCCAAGGAGGGGAGCAACCACTTTGCATTTGACCCATGAAGGTTTGGAACATTTCAGAGATGCCGGAGAACAATTTTCCCAAGAACGTTTTGAGTCGGGTTGGGAAAGGATCTTGGGTGATTCACTAACAAAATTTATCGAAAAA contains:
- a CDS encoding CofH family radical SAM protein gives rise to the protein MNVNKLLERALNFDFLTKEEGIFLYKEAATADLAFVANELRKIQVPHGKVTWQIDRNVNTTNVCIANCKFCNFFRRPGHEESYITDIETYKQKIEETFRYGGDQLLLQGGHHPDLGLSFYTNLFKQLKELYPALKLHSLGPPEIAHVAKLEGMSHLEVLTAMKEAGLDSLPGAGAEILNDRVRRLISKGKCGGQEWLDVMRAAHKINLPTSATMMFGHIETIEERFEHLVWIREVQSEKPADAYGFIAFIPWPFQDDGTLLKRLRGITNDVTADEYIRMIALSRIMLPNVKNIQASWLTVGKQTAQICLHSGANDFGSIMIEENVVSAAGAPHRFTSKSIQDAIIEAGFEPQLRTQTYRFRELPEQMEEQVINY
- a CDS encoding SRPBCC domain-containing protein, translating into MSHDIIHIERTYPISTAALWQAMTDKQKLKDWFFDIPNFSTEVGAQFEFSKVERQEKDFHQCQVLEVKPEELFKFTWRHPKQKKGNSVITWRFIPRRGATTLHLTHEGLEHFRDAGEQFSQERFESGWERILGDSLTKFIEKL